The segment tccggggggaACGACATATCCGTATCATAACAGTTCATAACGTTCCTGTCAACACAGAGttatatatagagagagtgGCGGATGTTGCCACCCGTtagttttctttttctccacATGATCGATTATCAGTCGCACGTGACCCCCTGGTTTCTCAAGACAAGGTTGTTCATCGAAGGATCGCAAGCATCGAGACATAATGGTTTGATGGGTTCAAGACGAAGTTTTCTTGCCGTTGATAAATATATTTTTGTAAGTACGTGTAGCCTAGTTCTTGGATATAagtacctatttttttttaacaaaatcgATCTGATCAACACAGGTCAGTTTCAGCTGTTTCGttggttcagagcattcttccGTGTGGACACAGTCCAAATATCAACAGCTTCCAAGTCTACGTCGAAAGCAGCAATACTGAGGATGTGTGGTTCGTTTTGGTTCGTGTCAAGGTGGAAAGAAGCTCGTATTGCATGCGAGAGACTGAAAGTATCCATTGCGATTTGCAAGATGttgcaaacagaaagcaagGACACTTTCATCACTGTGGCCTATTCGCAAGGGTGTTttctttaaaaattaaaaaacaaagctATACGTATGATATATTAACATTTCCTAACTTGGAGGAATTCGACGTATTAACCGGGATCCGTCAGGGGTGTAATTTTTCTCCGATGGCCTTCGTCCTTGGCCTTGAACTCCTAGCCATTAAAATCCGCAGTGATCAGACCATAAAAGGACTGAATTTTCCATCATTTGATCGAGAGAGAAATATGGAATATGTGTTAAAACTGGCAATGTATGCAGACGACGTAACACTGTTTCTCAAAGACAAACACGACCTGCAACAGGTATTATTGATAGTAAAACAGTTCTCGTATATTTCAAATTTAAATTTGAATCAAAATAAAACCgaagcaatgtggttgggatcCATGAAGAACAGCCCAGAACAatgttgaaaaataaaatgGACAAAACAGTTAAAGATTTTGGGTATTATATTTAGGAATGATATTGTTGCTTCTGACATTGAAGAAAACTGGTCAAAACGTTTTGATAGAATTGAAAGAACTGTTGGAATgtggtcaagaagaaatttaagtattAGCGGTAAATTGTGcataattaaaacatttttatATCCCAGTTTGTATACGTTTTTCAGGCACTCTCTGCTCCGACAAAAGTGCTTGACAGACTGAACACTATCCTCTTTAAATTTCTGTGAAAAcgcaagtattcaaacactaAAGCTTTTGAGAAGGTTAAACGAACAGTTTTGTGTGATAAATTAGAAATGggcggtattaacatgataaacatGCATGATATGCAGACATCCTTTTTGTTATGCTGGGCAGCTAGGCTACAGcaaacagattttcaaaatTGGAAATTAGTTCCAAGACATTATTATGACGTTCTTGGAAGTCGTCTGTGTTGTTTTCAATCAACTGCCACCCCGAGACAGTTCTGATGAGAATAAAATCGAAATTTTggcaacatgttttaaaaaaatagaTTGAGAATagacatttgtttttgtttgtagaaaaagaacgatttattgatcaatgtttgtggaataatgcagatattgtttttaaaaagaatgttttgtgttttgaaaATTGGATTAAAGCTGAGGTGAATGTTGTACGTGATATATGGATAGACGGTAATATTGTCCCGTATGAACAGATTTGTACCACTGTTTTTTTAGTATAATGCTTTGCACACGGCCCTCCGCGCGCGTGCGCtgcgagaggacacagccaacGGAAACGCGAGCGACGAATCTGGGCCCTGTCTACAAGACCTGTTAAAAAAACCTTCCCCCAAACAGTTCCGCGCTATTTTAACAAATGCAAAAGCAAGCGTACCCTGCTCTGTAAAATTCtggttacataaatataatATTTCCATTGACGAGAAATATTGGCTCTTGGCAATTAAATGTACTagcgaagaaagattaaagttgcttcaatggaaaatattacataatatttaccccacaaacatTTTACTCCACAAGATGAagttgaaagaaaataatttgtgTAGTCTCTGTAACGAAATAGATTATATTGAGCACTGTCGCGTGCATGCacgtttgcatgtttagtttttcacacaaaaactttggccacaccacacagcactcacagaacaccGATGTAACTAAATGAAAATATTTAATAGTTCCCAGTTGGGTGAaatatgggggtgacgatggatgGAACAATGAAAGGGTTACCACGAATGCATGAGGATGAACATAATGAACatgagaaagtacacaacagtcaaaataatgtcaacaaacgacatacgagacaatcaggacagtcaaacacaaagcacgtacgtcataaaggccctcctcattccataaatgatatctatcgtaagaaagtacttatctacacgttcgacgaattcaggggggggggggggtgcgccctcgggtcgacacctgcgtctctgtcgcgggggtgagagaatcagcccagttaagagctgtcacacggcacacgctctgcagcgacggcgccggttcgatgttgctgcccaacagcagcgtggttacgccgctgtgacgttacaagatagctgctcaaaacagcgtgatgaagcctcggagaagatccagaggggctgctcacacagcagcgtgggggtgacgatgcgagagtccaaactggctgctcaagcagcagcgtggtggagcctcctccatgctgtgaagctagggttcgcaccttcccgtccggtctgtcttcgacagtaaacactgaaagcctagaaggccaaagtcaatattctccccaaaaatataagacacgtgacttcctcctccaatagacatcattattagggatgaggaggaagcacaatgactaaactttggtttccttctacgatataatttaccattataatgatttccttttaaaccctatgatgaacactatttacaacaacacaaagacgagacaaaacagtacaactggtaactaatgtaggttccctgtcccctgccaccggccgctaattcaccttcagcaaaaactgacaaaagtctatccaattagaccaagaaatttgacttacctcacacaggctaatgaaaaacatcgcgcactttacgcaaccgactttaacaaagtccacagtagacgtacattactactgaaaataacttcgaactcaaacgacaattcacacacgaatttcgaagccgttcgacaaacatctggtctcggccgagacagaaaaaagaatgcctatgaatttctcagtcagcaaccaggtaaacggtgaaccctacaaatagcgcgcagcttaccgtgaacgtcccgtgcaatgcgtgcaaagCGTGAATCACTGAGCTAAGCCCAGCTACCGGTCTTCCCACCTTGACACAGGTACCTGTCAGCAACGCCCGACCCAGGAACCTTATAACTACATACAACTGTCCGCGACAATGCCCCCCAAGTTAAGCATAGACATCTGTCTACACGGCAAAAGATCCCTCTTCAACGCATGCCCGACTGAGGTAGTCGGCTCCCACGTTGCGACTACCGGGAATCACCCGCACatgacaaaacaagcaaacaaaaagatatgcattattcctgtagcatgcacgtcaaaaatgtacaaaaactgTGTTTCTTAGCCACCGAAGGCGTAGATCTTAACAGTTATGTCCGTGTTCTTGAAGACTTCCTTGATCATCTCAAGGACGGCGCTCCAGTTCAGCTCGTCCAATCCACATCCGATCTGCGGCATGGCCAGGGAAGCGACATTGTTCTGCTTGCAGTGGTCCCTCATAGCTTCCATGGAGGACCGCAGCGTTTTGTAGGAGGGTTTGTGAAAGTAGCGTTTCTTGGTGATCATGTAGTAAACGTAGGAAGCACCTACCGGTAGTATAGCTACCTCTCCCACCTTCTTGTTTTGTGCTCTAAGTTGATCAACTTTTCCAAACGATTGCTTGAAGCGAACGGCAATGCCTTTTCCCATCTCAAGATCTTCACTGACGCAGTGGGCCATAGCATCATCAGGTTCACAGCTGAAAAGGTCGCCTCTGATCTCTGTTAACTCAAACCCTACCACAGGTTGACCCTGTCgcccttgtctgtctctgtacaaCTTGAGAAGATTGGCGTGGTACAGCTTCTCACGCCCGTAGATCCGAATCTTGTAGTCTGACTCGCCCTTCTTCTCCAGAACGTCGAACGGTCCCTGCCAACACAACTGcagcttgttcttcttctgcggcaGCAGCAACAAAACCTTGTCTCCAGGCTGGAACTGTCTTCGAACTGTCTTCCGGTTGAACACCTTCGCGTGTTTCTGTGCAGCAGCTGACAAATTCTGACGCGCCAGTTTGCAGGTTTCCTCAATCCGGTTCCTCAAGTCAACCACATACTCAGAAGTAGTGCGAACTTGCTCATCGACTTGCTCTTCCGTCCATAGGTTGCGAAGAACAGACATGGGTCCTCGCACTGTCCTGCCGTATAGAAGCTCAAAGGGAGAGAATCCCAGACTCTCCTGTGGAACTTCACGATAAGTGAAGAGGAGTGCAGGAATGTAGCGATCCCACTGCTTCGGTTTCTCTTGAGCAAGCTTGCGTAGCATGGTCTTGAGTGTTCCGTTGTACCGTTCCACCAATCCGTTTCCTTGCGCATGGTACGGAGTAGTCGCTAAACCCTTGATGGCCAGCAAACGCTCCACTTCTTTCATTACCTCGGACATGAACTGGGTACCACGGTCTGTCAAAATCTCTGAGGGAATTCCTACTCGAGTCCAGACTGCCCACATCGCTTCTGCAACCTTCACAGCCTCAATCGACTTCAATGGAATGGCTTCCGGGtaccgagtagcgtagtccacaaaCACTAAGATGTACCGGTTACCAGACTCAGAAGCAGGGATGATGGGACCCACCAGATCGATCGCCACCCGCTCGAACGGCGTATCGATGAGAGGCATCTTACCTAACGGTACCTTCTGTGGCTTATGAGAAACCTTCTGACACTGATCGCAAGACAACACAAAGCGACGTATGTCTGCGCACATACCTGGCCAAAAAAACTGCTGCCAAACTCGATCACGTGTCCTCTGGACACCCATGTGACCTCCCATAGGCGGTTCATGGGCCAACTTGATAACACCTAACCTCAACTGCTGGGGAACAACAACCTGAGTATAGACGCTACCACCACCGCGATACTCACGGTAcagaatcttcttcttccaaacaaaCCCAACTTCACCGGAGTGACCAGACGTTCTGACGTCTCGGCGATCTGCCGCCTCACGACAACTCTTCAAAGTCGAATCATTCCGCTGAAGGTCATGCAACTGCTCAGGGGTGACTGTTTCTAGCCCTGGAGCAGCAACATGTAACAAAGTCGACTTCTTCCCTTCAGCGGCTGCCTGAGCACGAGTGACAACTGACACAACCTTGGACACAGCGTACACTGGAAGAACAATCGAGTCACCCAGCCGGGCGTGATTACCTACAATGAAATCAGCAACAGGTGTATCCATGACGATAGCCTCAACCTCACCAGTGTAGAAAGGACAATCAACCTGAACCTTAATCACTGGATAGCGCCTCTTGATGTCTTTCTCAGCCATAGAAACCTCAAGATCCTGTCCTGTGAACTGAGACCTTGAAACTAATGAACTCTTCACGACGCAAACCTGAGATCCAGTATCACGCAACCCCTCCACTGCAACACCATCTACCACAACCAGGCATCTCGGGTCGTAGTCTTGCTGGCTACAGGGAGTACACAAAGTGGGTACACTGACGGGCGGTAAAGACTTCTCAGGACCACTATCCACCGCTCCCGTCGACTTGCTCTTCTTGGGGCAATCTCTAGCCAAATGTTTGGGGGACTCACAGATGAAACACTTCCTACCAGATGTACCAACTGAGTTATCTCCACTTTTCTGCTTTTCACCAACGCCAGCCTTTCCACCCTGATCACGATCATGCTGAAAAAACTTCTTACTGTCACGGTGTGCTTCAAAATGAATCTCAGCGGACTTAACTGCTTCGGCTAACGTCTGAGGTTTTTTCTCCTTAACGTACGCGGCCATGTCCGCGCTCAGGGTCTGCAAGAACTGTTCCAGCAAAACCAACTGTTTCAGTTCTGTGATCTCGGAAAGCTCATGCCACTTAGTCAAATTCTCTTCAATGCGAGCACCGAACTGTCTGAACGTTTCATGTTCTTTTCTCTTGCAGGTTCCGAGACGACGGCGGTAGGTTTCGGCTGTGAGCTGATAGCGGCCTAACAACGCGACCTTCAAACCGTCATAGTCGTCTGCACTATCATCATCCAGAGTGTTGTACACTTCTACAGCCCTACCCGACAACCTAGTCGAGACCCTAGTTGCCCACGTATTTCTCTTCCACTTGTACAAGGTAGCGACTCTCTCAAACCTTTTCAACCAAGTAGATATGTTTTCTTTGCTCTCATCAAACATCGGTATGGAAGGCCGAAAACCACGAAGGTCACTAGACTCTTCTTCACCTGAGGAATCTCCCTCATTATCAGCTCCATCCCTACTTCCTCTCTTCACCCTCTTACTTTCCGACTCTCTCTGCAGGAGTTGCATGCGAAGGTCATGCTCTTCTCCTTCCTGCTTTTGCTTACGGTCATGGTCCTCTCTCTCTtgcctttgtttttcttcaaacaTCTGAGTACGTTCATATGCGGCTTTTTCATCAGTCTCTCGCTGAGCTTGAACATACTTAACTCTCTCATCAGTCTCTCGACGCGCTACTTCTAGCTTGTCCTGATAAGCTTTCTCTTCCAGTTCTAGCTTGTCCTGATAAGCTTTCCTTTCTAGTTCTAGTCTTTCCTGTTTCTCATCTTCACGGGTCATCCGCTCGGCAATAAACTCAGGAATACTGGCAGATTTAACACCTAGCTCCTCAGCAAGTGAACGCCACCTAGCAATCCTATCCGAACTACTTTCCGTCCTAGACGCCATGATAGCACTATCATCAAGAACACGACCAGAACGAAGTTCCATAAACAAGAACAAACTAGCAAACGGTTAGCCAAAAcatgaaaaatcaaaacaaggcACAGCTGACTGGTAACAAGGACAGGAAACCCACAAGGCCTGATGCTAACCCTCGGGCCCCTCCAACCACCCACAGTtaccagacaacaacaaaagctaaTTAACTACCGTACATCAGTGTCCAGTGTATGGGAAGTGTGGCCAACGACAAAAAATGAAGTGAATTCCTTGAATTCAAAGAGAATTTATCCTGGCAAGCTCGCCATTGTCGCGTGCATGCacgtttgcatgtttagtttttcacacaaaaactttggccacaccacacagcactcacagaacaccGATGTAACTAAATGAAAATATTTAATAGTTCCCAGTTGGGTGAaatatgggggtgacgatggatgGAACAATGAAAGGGTTACCACGAATGCATGAGGATGAACATAATGAACatgagaaagtacacaacagtcaaaataatgtcaacaaacgacatacgagacaatcaggacagtcaaacacaaagcacgtacgtcataaaggccctcctcattccataaatgatatctatcgtaagaaagtacttatctacacgttcgacgaattcagggggggggggggtgcgccctcgggtcgacacctgcgtctctgtcgcgggggtgagagaatcagcccagttaagagctgtcacacggcacacgctctgcagcgacggcgccggttcgatgttgctgcccaacagcagcgtggttacgccgctgtgacgttacaagatagctgctcaaaacagcgtgatgaagcctcggagaagatccagaggggctgctcacacagcagcgtgggggtgacgatgcgagagtccaaactggctgctcaagcagcagcgtggtggagcctcctccatgctgtgaagctagggttcgcaccttcccgtccggtctgtcttcgacagtaaacactgaaagcctagaaggccaaagtcaatattctccccaaaaatataagacacgtgacttcctcctccaatagacatcattattagggatgaggaggaagcacaatgactaaactttggtttccttctacgatataatttaccattataatgatttccttttaaaccctatgatgaacactatttacaacaacacaaagacgagacaaaacagtacaactggtaactaatgtaggttccctgtcccctgccaccggccgctaattcaccttcagcaaaaactgacaaaagtctatccaattagaccaagaaatttgacttacctcacacaggctaatgaaaaacatcgcgcactttacgcaaccgactttaacaaagtccacagtagacgtacattactactgaaaataacttcgaactcaaacgacaattcacacacgaatttcgaagccgttcgacaaacatctggtctcggccgagacagaaaaaagaatgcctatgaatttctcagtcagcaaccaggtaaacggtgaaccctacaaatagcgcgcagcttaccgtgaacgtcccgtgcaatgcgtgcaaagCGTGAATCACTGAGCTAAGCCCAGCTACCGGTCTTCCCACCTTGACACAGGTACCTGTCAGCAACGCCCGACCCAGGAACCTTATAACTACATACAACTGTCCGCGACAAGCACTTTTATTGGAAATGTAGAAAAATGAGGTTATTTTGGGAACATGTTATTATATGTATTTTTGTTAATACGAAagaaaatattatattaacagaacaTGATGTATTGCTTGGTTATTTACCAGGAATGCATAccccaacaaacaaaattataaatcatattttgttgatagcaaaaatgtgtatcagcaagtttagatatggtaggcctattgattTAAATATAATGTTTAATTGCGAATTAGGGTTGAGACGTTTGAGTATtttgtaaatgaaaaaaaaaaataaaaaaaaataaaataaaataaaaaggtcgtcgatatcaaaactgatatcgacggaaatgtcgtcgatatcacttttgcactgagctcagttttgcccaattgaccaatggatatccacgtaacatatgaaatagcaatattgcctgttacagtgttattcgtgatttccttcacataATTCTGCATTTGGGAGTTATCAGGCTATGATAacatagtgtgtgcgtgtgtgagtgtgtgtgtacgtgattgtgtgtgtgtgtgtgtgtgtgtgtgtgtgtgtgtgtgtgtgtgtgtgtgtgtgtgtctctctctctctttctctctctctctcactcgctctctctttctctcattcgCTTGCTCGCcattttaaaaattatataagCGCTTTGAATCTGCTTGAACAATGACAGTCTCCACCTTACTCCAAACCGTTAGAAATTATACTAAAAGGGAAAACAAAATCTGtagaaaaacaacatcaacacggTTTCAGTTGTTCATAAGAAGccagaaaaaaataacaaggaTCCGGGAAGCAACCATGACATCACAGCTTGATATCTTTGATTGCTTACCTCCCTTTAATCGTATCCCGCTCAAACCCAAACGAACCGACCGTTCTCTTACTGCATACATGCACGCCTCAGTGTTGCGAAAGCCAATAAGAAGGGATGCGCTATCCATTCCATCTGTGATCCGGTGTAACGATGTCATCTTGGCCCCGTGGTCACATTACCCCCTCGATATATACCGTCAAGATTGGTAAAATTAAAGAagggaaattatttaaggacgaaaagcatgtcagtaaaaaaaaaaaaaaaaaaaaaaaaaaaaaaaaaccatttccTAACTTGGACATTTACAAAATCCCTGAAAATATCAGTACATGTGTAAATTTTCTGTTTCACTCaggaattttaaaaaaaatccaaaaaagaAATATAGGAAATGTGTAAATTTCCTGATTTGAAGGGCTAGAAAATTCgtaaatttactgaaatcaTATTTCAAGAAAAACGAATTGTTTGTAGATCTAGTGGAAATCCTTTATATTGTTCAACATTATTGAAAgggtatataattatatgtcacacgctttccttttttgccactactaaagcaaacgtgtgcaagattgtcaGTATGTTACACGCattaggagcatggcaagaacggattcaaactcaaaatcgtccctccaaaagccaaaaaatgcacacacgacttttatttctcctgctgttatcgtttcttctcttcacaaattcttcaacgctcagaatactgaaaacggcatcccagacgacagtactgttttcaTACGCAaatttagcttcccttggaaagtggctcacTCAGGAGGCCAGTtggtctgacactataaggacagagttcagaacatagatgacaaagattccggaataaacaaacatttcgcggatgcagacacagaaagacgtcatgaagaatgcgatgcttcaaaagatacagactgtgacgatgactgtgacgtcattcacatataccgagacgtcattcacagttgttcggtcacttccgtcaaaaagtagatctctccacaatggctgctcctgtgtttaggtttgtcaagcttgagtacacaaaacgtgtttgttctctcctctgttgaagctgtgagacataaatgttattccgacttggtcgtgtgacagagttttcttccacactcgattagctgatgtctaacttagcgtgacggcttcgttagacaaacaacgtaatctcgtgtggaagaaaacgtctgtcacacgaccaagtcggaatagcaggtaatatCAATTTAACGGAGAACAAGTTTGTTCAGAAAACAACATGCATGTGAGTTGGTGCTTTGTAAGGTTGTTCAAAGAAGCACGAGCTTAAATCTTCGAACGTACAATCGCTTTGTCTATCAACACATCTATTACAAGAGGAGACACAACTGTGTTATCGTTGTGGCGCAGGAGAGCTCTATCCTTCTTTAGTTTGCAAAGATTTCTGAATTATATCACAGTTAATATCACATCATGCTTCACTCTTTGGTATGTTTCCTTCCATAGGCATGAGcagtacaaaaaaacaaagtacCGGCAATCGAACCATTGGCTCGTACATTTATCTCTTTTCAAAAGCAAACATGGCATTATTGATTATATATGTCGCCTTCTCTCGCGGTTTTGAAAAGTGAACTGTGAGAGGTTCTGTGCTGTTGGTATATCAACTTACTGGCTGTGGGTTTAATTGTCGGTTGACCGAGTCAACAAATGAGGAGCCGCCTGCTTATTTCCATTTGATTACACGTGCTACACTAGGTATTCACCAACAtacgacaaacaaacaaacgcatacaaacaaacaagcaaacgaacgaacgaacaaacaaaaacacaaaaaacacccacaaacaaacaaacaaacaacaagcaaacaaacaaacaaacacacacacacacacacacacacacacacacacacacacacacacacacacacacacacacacacacacacacaaacaaacaaacacacaaacaaacaaacaaacagacgaacgaacaaacaaacaaacaaaacaaacaaacaaacaaacaaacaaacaaacacacattgcATCAGGTTGAAACAGTATTAAACTATATTACATAGCGTAACATAACATAACTTAACAGATAAGAACAGAAGA is part of the Littorina saxatilis isolate snail1 linkage group LG15, US_GU_Lsax_2.0, whole genome shotgun sequence genome and harbors:
- the LOC138948011 gene encoding uncharacterized protein, with protein sequence MASRTESSSDRIARWRSLAEELGVKSASIPEFIAERMTREDEKQERLELERKAYQDKLELEEKAYQDKLEVARRETDERVKYVQAQRETDEKAAYERTQMFEEKQRQEREDHDRKQKQEGEEHDLRMQLLQRESESKRVKRGSRDGADNEGDSSGEEESSDLRGFRPSIPMFDESKENISTWLKRFERVATLYKWKRNTWATRVSTRLSGRAVEVYNTLDDDSADDYDGLKVALLGRYQLTAETYRRRLGTCKRKEHETFRQFGARIEENLTKWHELSEITELKQLVLLEQFLQTLSADMAAYVKEKKPQTLAEAVKSAEIHFEAHRDSKKFFQHDRDQGGKAGVGEKQKSGDNSVGTSGRKCFICESPKHLARDCPKKSKSTGAVDSGPEKSLPPVSVPTLCTPCSQQDYDPRCLVVVDGVAVEGLRDTGSQVCVVKSSLVSRSQFTGQDLEVSMAEKDIKRRYPVIKVQVDCPFYTGEVEAIVMDTPVADFIVGNHARLGDSIVLPVYAVSKVVSVVTRAQAAAEGKKSTLLHVAAPGLETVTPEQLHDLQRNDSTLKSCREAADRRDVRTSGHSGEVGFVWKKKILYREYRGGGSVYTQVVVPQQLRLGVIKLAHEPPMGGHMGVQRTRDRVWQQFFWPGMCADIRRFVLSCDQCQKVSHKPQKVPLGKMPLIDTPFERVAIDLVGPIIPASESGNRYILVFVDYATRYPEAIPLKSIEAVKVAEAMWAVWTRVGIPSEILTDRGTQFMSEVMKEVERLLAIKGLATTPYHAQGNGLVERYNGTLKTMLRKLAQEKPKQWDRYIPALLFTYREVPQESLGFSPFELLYGRTVRGPMSVLRNLWTEEQVDEQVRTTSEYVVDLRNRIEETCKLARQNLSAAAQKHAKVFNRKTVRRQFQPGDKVLLLLPQKKNKLQLCWQGPFDVLEKKGESDYKIRIYGREKLYHANLLKLYRDRQGRQGQPVVGFELTEIRGDLFSCEPDDAMAHCVSEDLEMGKGIAVRFKQSFGKVDQLRAQNKKVGEVAILPVGASYVYYMITKKRYFHKPSYKTLRSSMEAMRDHCKQNNVASLAMPQIGCGLDELNWSAVLEMIKEVFKNTDITVKIYAFGG